GCGTTGACGTAGACGATcgaataataattaatagagAATTAGGACTAGTatggaaatttgattggaccGACAGAGAGAGAAACTAAATAGCTAACTGTACAATTTTTTTAGTCTGCTCTGGGCACCCAATTAAGACTAAGAAGATGATCAACTCTTGCCAAGACAGTAGagagaaatgagaattttataaaaataaatttatatattgatgtgGTATTTTAATACGTTACGTCAaactgtaaaattatttttattataaaataaatctaacgcatcacaaaaaattacattaatttttaaattttcttttagaaaatgGCAATAATACAATGATAGCAAAGGAATGCAAGCACTGCAAAGTTTAAGTTTGTTACGCAGGGGTAATGCTCAAGTTCTGCTATTATGAGGTATTTTGGCTGATGGTCAGTGCAGGAGTAGCTTTGTCCTTAACATGGGGTGGCACcaccaaaattgaattaaaactACCATTAGGAGAAATAAAAACTTAATAATatagatctcaaaattttttattgtataatatTAAGCTTCTTAAAATGAAATTCAAAGTGAAAAAGGCACTTGACTATCTCTAATCTGATCCGCATGTTGTGACGCAGCTGGAATTGGGTTCAGCTGCCGCTGCTGCTACAAATATTGCTGCTGATAATATTACAAGTACCCCAAGAAGGAGTTTTACAGCTTGTTGCTGCAGAAGAACAGTTTCAAGCAAGGAGGACATAGTTAACTGCGCCTTGGTTTTTGTGTGATCTCTAATCTGATCTAATGTTCTTTCTTCGTTCGTTTGAAGTAGTTAATTATTTCTTGTCTGAAAAACACGGTTTTAAAGATAgtcaagaaaattaattatttcttgtCTGAACTAGTCAAGAAACTTAatatcttatattttctttgaaaggTATTTGGGTAGCAATGGCGGAACCACGTTGATCCTTAATTAATTAGGGGAGCCAAGGCCTctcattcttttgaaaaataaaaatatgcttTAGACAGGAGTTTTACAGCTTGTTGCTCTGTCCCAATGTAAATTTTTCTCTTGACTTTtgtggaaaaatgaaaaagaaagccaaatacATTTCAACTTCGGATTTTAGCATAGAAAATAGAAATCAGTGAGACCACAAGTTGCACCAACCATGCATGCAGCTTCTaactttgtaaaaaaaatatctgtGAATTTACAGTGTTTGCTCGCACCCTGCTTAAAGGAAATTAAGCACTAATTTCTTTACTCTTTGTTGATAGACATATCTAAGAATAAGTGAATCAAGCAACTGGAAATTAAAATGGTGTCTCCCACAATTGATATTTTGAAGGGTGAGATTCCTCTTAAGCAGAGTAGTTCATGGCTTTGCCGATGATACTTTTACTGATCTTGTTTTTGTTGACATCATCAATGGTTTCTGCACTGTTGGTGTTGGAAATTTGGTATAATTTAATGAATTAACTTCATGATGTCTTCTGGTTTTATACCTTttgtaagaattttatttaaactctatgtcccacactTATATCTAATGGATTTAAATTAACTCAATCTTATAACTTAATTTAAATGAGTCATTGTGGGACTAGAATACCTCTATATCTAATCACATTAAGACACAAAGTCTTTAGATTTTgtgatggtcagaaatctataaatagcactgaaGGGTCAAATGGTTTTCACCTATAACATTATTGTGTCTCTGACTATTAGGAGACACTTTGATGTATAGTTATTAAAGTGATTCTTCTCTTATAGTTAGATTAGATTCATTATCAAACTAAATAGAGTGAGGTAcgtttttctaattattattatttattatcatagattatagaaaatcaaatatccaattattaatatttatattaaaatatttaacatgtgatATCAGGGTCAGGTTATAGATATTTTATGATCTCTATTAATTATActgcaaattttgtttttgatgtTCATAACTGGTAATTTTGGACATGATAAATGCTAACTCGGTAAGATTTTACTACtgaattttaaaatgacttggagagtttaaaaatattataaagatgagagagagagagagagagagagagagagagagagagagagagagagagagagagagagagagagagagagagagagagagagagattccgAGACCCGTAGGAATTGAGTAAAGAAATTAAAGGAGTCTAGGACAATCATATTCGGAAGGTTGACGAAGACTTTATTAGACACGTGCTTGAATTAAAGCAACCAAAGTAttctatttttcataatatattatgggtattttaaatatttttaaatatctgtATGATTTTTTCGTGTAGAATAGAATATGCATTTGATTATGTGCATCAATAGGtttttgattaagaaaatattgagGAATTTAGCAAGTGATAGTATTTTTGTGGTTAAGAGAAATTTTAGGTTTCTGAGTCATTATAATAAGTATTTCAGGTGTAAATATGAGGTATTTActcaattggagatttattcaaATTACATGAATTTTTATTGGTGATGATTGATATTCGTTTGGCACTATTATGAAggtattttaaaaagttaagaagttcagataagcggggttcctatgctagactttgcacaaaaagaaaagtgaacTGTGGTTGGTTTTGAAAATGTACATGATatgttttaaaaggaaaatgtgaaAAGCAACCTCAGTTATGTATTTatgcattattcatgaaatctatatgaaagagaaaaatgctTTCTGATATGACtggtttagacatgagcaatatttgacatgttttttaaatatgcaaaagagcgaatatgatGTCTAATAATTTTGTACATGTTATACGAAAATGTTTTGGATCTATTTTGATCATATGGAAAAGATATGAATATGTTCAGCGTGtggtttgatatgatatgtatctgaaaaacctttggcacgacttatctatttttattctaattctAATTCTGATTCCAGTTCTAATATGAAATGATATGGCCCTACCATGGAAAAGAATAATggtaatatgatatgatacgatatgaaatgatatgataagatgaagaaagatgtgcattttgaatatgaataaaaagtctttgatatgatatgaattgTTGGTATTAGAACAAAGTCAGGTATGGTTGGTAAGCAGGGACAATGGTAAAGTCCTGCATGATGATTCCTGGTGTCTAGGAGTtgtagggatagtggtaagcAGAGACGGTGATAGAGTCCCGCTTGTGATTTTCACTTATAGTGCTCTAATAGGTATCCTCTGTAGTCGGTCTTTGAATATGAACAAAGGATGTTGAATAAGAACagctaggttttttttttttttttttttttttttttttttttttttatgaatagtttGAAAGGTGGCTTTGAAATGTTTTGTTTCAGCATACGaagatgaaatgttttgtttttgcatATTGAATTTTCTGAAAAGGCTTATGTttagacactagtatatgtGCTTTATTTACTGAATTGTTGATAACTTACCCCttatctccataatatttttcagatgattttgaATAGTTCTGCCAAGGATCAGGATTATGGAGCATGTGTGAGATGAATACTTAAGCATAGTGGATTACTCATAGGgtagattttattaagagattttgtaatattttgatgactttatattttggagtatataaatatcttgatgAAATATGAGTTTTAAGTTACAGGAAGTAGCTCTCCAACCCCTGTGGGACCGGGCGTTATACAATGACCCCAGAGTGATTTAGATTTTGCATTCAACAATGATTAGCACTCTGGCTGGTATTTTTGTGATATGACTAGCTTAGTTTGGCAGTGGGGGGATTTTACTATATTAGCTGGGACATGTTCAAtgaatttttaatgttaaatttAATACAACATAGCAAAGAGCATAAATGCAAGTCGCAACAAACAATGTTACAACTTATATTTAACTGTTAGATTAACCAGCCTTTTGGAGCATTTTTGGGaaacttgattttgactttgtTTCACAAGATGGATATGTTGATCAAGACTAATGACTATAAAGTATGCATACTGCCTTTGTCTTTACTCAAATGTTTCTTCCTTAATGACTCCATGTAGAAAAGCATGTCTTGATTTAgtaattctctctctttgtttgcTGAATTTTGGAGGTCCTGTTTTGCCATGCAAAGTGAGTTTATATTTGTATTGAGAAGATTGcaacaaaaacacaaacacGGGTTGAGGCAGGAGCAATAAACCAAGGGAACATCACAAGATTATTGGCAGTTATAGactttttttaagattattcTCTTATCATGGTctttaatatatgtaattaatgatttttattagTTGTTTTTTGGGTAGATTAGAGTTGTTTTGATAATATTGAGTTGGTAAAATGGGTAGCATAGTTTGTacatatttgtttgaaattgttatataatgTTTTGTTGAATCTGGATCTCCAATATTGCGTTCATATTTACATTTTTAGGCTTATATTACACCATTCATTTTCTACTTTTggattcatttttcattttattggttttatagtctataatttattttgaaactttCTTTTGTATTGCGGCAACATGTTGGGGccgcaatatatatatatttataacaataAGTTATTTCTGACATAAATATATTGTCGCAAATACTTATTTGTGACAATCTCTTTCCAAACTCtcctttttagtttttagaaaAGTAAATTCAAAGCTTTTCAAGACTAGAATTTATACCCACAAAGAGcatatgaaaaaccaaaaatccTTACAGCTAGTGTTCCTTCACGGATGAAAAcctgtagaaaaaaaaaaaattgttaacaaAATCTATACAACGCAAATCAAACCAAGAAGCAAGAGAAGCTCAAGAATTGATTTTTCTGCATGAAAGAGCACCGACTGAAGAACTTGTCTCCGGCTTTGCTTCCAAGTTCAAGGattatagactatatatgttAGCTCAACATGAAAAGTAAAGACAATTTTACAAATGGGAACTTGTGTTCAACTTTGCTTTCATTGTTATGGCCTTTGCAAATTCTTGGTCGAAACAGGTTTTGATCCTCAAATGGAAAGCTAGATTAGACCTAATTTATTTGAGATGAAGAATTATAAGTTCTACATGCAAGTCATCTTTATTACTTGATCAAACAATGGAGAGGGTGTAGATCTATATCATGGATTCAATAACTTGTCAACCGATCGATATCAAAGAAAAGCGAGGcaagatatgaaaattttaaattttcttttccgaATACGGGCAATTATTTTGTACATCTcaattatttgaataaaatgagaGACTAACATATCAAGTTCCCATTACATGTTTAAACCCGACTTGAACCTACATTTGGATCAAAGATGCATTCTTTGCAGAAAACCATGTTTAGGCGAACTCCATATAATTAGGAAGACAAGAGCCACCCCATGAGGGAGTGAAGACCCTCTTGATGAGGGTTGGCCACTTGAACTCTAGATCTCCCATTTTATTATTCATGTgttgtttagttttattttcttgtaatttttttcaacatttttccCCTAATTTTCTTGATGGCTAAGGTCGGGATAAATGCCATGATTCTGTTAATTACTTGATACTAATTGCTGTTGTAATGTACCTAGGAACCGAAGAGTACTACTTGTCATGGAACCCTCAGTGCTTGTGGAAGATAGTACAAGTTGTACAACTTTTATTACATTAGCATGATTCTTAAATTGTCAAGAATGGAGAAATATTGAGGGAAAAGTACTGAATGATCCATGGTATCAAACTAATTTGTTCACTTCGAGGAACACAAAATTGTTCCAAGTTACATCCAACTACAAAAATTTAGTGAAAGAGGGACAACCAGAAATAGATACTGAATTATCCATGGTAGTCTACAACATTATTACACAACATTAATATGCATATAGAAGCTCACGAATGGACCTAAGTGATTTATATAAATCAATTATTGCCACTTAGTTACTTATCGGCCATCATCTAGGGTGTTCAAGAGTCGGTTTGTCATGCTATCATGTCCACAAGCTGCACTTGCAGAAGAACTAGCACCATTATCAATGTTGAAAGAGAGTGTAGGTGTATTAAGCAAGTATTCCATTTCTTCTATGGTTTGATTATCCTTTTCAGATGGATGCTTTTCCATAATTCTCAATCCTTCTAGCTCCATTGCCACTTCCATCATAGTGGGCCTATCCTCCCCTCTTAACCTTAAGCACCCTTTTGCAAGATTAGCAACTTCCTTTAATGGCTCGATATTACCCTCATTGACAATGTGATCCTCAAGAATGTGAAAAAGACGATCCTCTTTCATTGCAGAAACAAAATACATTGCTAGGTTTTTATAAGTTTCAGGCCTATTGGTAGAAATTGCTTTTTCACCTGTCAGCAGCTCTGCTAACACAACACCAAAGCTGTACACATCACTTTTTTCGGTTAGCTGGCCAGTTTGGAAGTATTCAGGATCTAAGTACCCGAGAGTTCCTTGCACCAAGGTGGTTATTTCTGTTTGATCAAGAGCTATCAATCTTGAAGCTCCAAAGTCAGCCACTTTTGCTGTGTGGTTATCAtctaatagtatattagtactTTTCACATCTCTATGTATAATTGGCATAGAAGTTTCAGAATGTAGGTATGCAAGGGCTCTTGCTATTTCTGTTGCTATCTTCAAACGTTTTTCCCATGAAAGAGAAGAAGCACGACTTATATCATGAATATGGTCAGAAAGAGTCCCATTTGTGATGAATTCATAAACAAGTAAGGGAACTTCTGTTTCAAGACAGCAACCTATTAGTTTAACCACATTTCTATGATTGATTTGGGTAAGCAAAATCACCTCATTAATGAATTGCTCGATTGGGCTCTTATCACAGATTTTGGACTTTTTGATGGCAACCACTTTGTTATCGGGTAATACTCCTTTGTAAACAGTTCCATAACTCCCTTTGCCAAGGACTGTACTCTCATCATAATTGTTGGTGGCCTTTTTAAGCTCGTCATTACTAAAGATTTTCGTTGTCTCCATAGACCTTCCATGATTCGAAATATGTTCTTGTAACATTAAGCCACCATTTTGTTGGAAGTACTTTTCTTGGAGTTTGATGAGCTTCCTTCTTTTCAATCCCAATAGCACTGAAGAACCTCCCAACAGCAAGACAGAGAGACTTATGCTGATACCTACACAAAATGaattcttaagtaaaattgtgaCCAAAATCCAATGTTACATTCTTTATGTTTGAAAAGTGCCACAGATAGAAAGATatttcacaaaagtaaactcatacAAACTGATATGGGATTATGTGATACggtagatctattttataataaaagtaatatcaTATCTCGCCacgtcaatttatgaatttataattttatgaaatcatCTTGTAGCTAAAACATGTCTCTTTAAGTTTACTCAATACCAGTATTATCAGCTTTACAATTTACAATCATTTTGAACAAAGTTAATTTATTAAGAACCAATATTTAGGACGACGCAATGAAAATTTGAGCTAGAATGTATTTACATGAGTGATTACCTCATAAGCTagcatagatatgtctaccttTGACAGCTTTCAAATGTGGTTGATGttagagacaaaaaaaaaagggtaaattatttaaaatggaTATGATGAACCAATATATTATCAAttgcatttaattaattaatctttcTTCTAGATACTGGAATGACATCAATTGGCATCTATAGTTCTCACTTTCTAAATAGAGACGCTATAActaatttttattctttgtttggaTCGACTGATTATTAGGAAATCTTTATGAAGTTCAAAATTCTAACAAATTAATTGAtaacatgtaaaatatatagatataaattaaataatgttACGTACATGATTTTTAAATAGAGTACGGtacaaatcatttatatatacttaCACAGTgcaatgatgatattcttagaATTGCTTGGTTTAGGAATATCGGAAATGCAACCACTTCCATTTTTCCACCCATCTCCTTGGTACCCCATGGGGCATGAACAGTTGTAAGATCCCACATGGTTGACACATGCATTATCAGCGCACCCATGATTTGGAGTTTTACACTCATCAATATCTGAAACACATGATTAATACAGCTCATGTCAAAACTCACATCCATCATAGCGATAAAAATCTTCAATATGAtgtcatgaaaaaaattatactccTAAGAAAAATCAAGACtgattcaaaaaatatataaaaaaaatgagattatattAGAAGAATAttatcaattatattataagaatatttattttcaataattgtataaaaatattatcaaaattttctagGATATATTAGcaaataataattatgaatgaatatttttaaatatattgtagAGTATTTATTTTCGATATATATTAActtgtaaaaaattattctcGGAATATATATGGATTTGACAGAACGTCACATGAAAACTCagtgaaaacaaagaaattaatgaagatCTAAGAAATTATCAAATTAATGCATATATAGAGCATTAACGTACCATTGCAACCACCAGAGAGATATGGGTTTCCTTCATAGCCTGGGGAGCAGTTGCAGCGATACCCAGGACCGTTTGTGGAATCGTAACATTCACTATTCACTGCCTTACATGCGTATCCTGTAGTATTAATTTTCTTGGCAACTTCGCATGTCTTATTTCCAATTGCCCAATCTAGCACCAAGGGAAAAGCATATTTATTCTGCATATTCTGAAGATCTAAGATTGAAAacttgtattcttttttttccaCGACAAAGGCGAAACCACATGGATTGAATTTGCTCACTTCGGAGTGGTTTTTAAGGCTTTCAACGGAcacagtaaaatattttattccatcTGGGATAGGAGTCTGGCAACAGCCTCTGCCAGAGCAAAAATCGTTAACCATACCTTTGGTGCTGTAACAGCGTGACACGCATCCAGTCGTATAATTATTGTCTGAAGACTCAGAACTTGTAATGAGCCCTAGAGTGTCGCAACCGACTGCGGTGAGCACGTTCTTTGTATACGATATGGGAAACTCTCGTAGCTTGATCAATCTTTTATCGCCCCAATTATTGGCATTGTAGTTCGATTCCAGTGGGCAATTAGTGGCTATATGAATTGAGACTCGCAATTCACCATCCACCAATGATATGTTGAGTACTTTTATGTTGCCTAAGCGCAGAAATGGTGTATAAGTAATCATTCCGGAGGAGAAGTTGGACTTGCAAGTAATGAGAAAAGATGGGTCAAGGTAGCAACTTTCGGATGTTCCAAATGGGTAGGGGATGTAAAGCGATCCGCATCTTCTACTGCAGCTGGAATTGGGTTCAGCGGCTGCCGCTGCTTCAAATATTACTGCTGACATTACAAGTATCCCGAGCAGGAGTTTTACAGCTTGTTGCTGCAGAACGACAGTTTCAAGCAAGGAAGACATAGTTAATTGCCTTTTTCTGTGTCTCTAATCTGATCTAATATTCTTTCTTCGCTCGTTTGAAGTAGTTAACTTGGAGGAAGATGGCCTTCTCTTTATAGAAGGCAATTATTAGTACTCATTTGTCACATATTCGGAAGGTTGACGAAGACTTTATTTGTCACATATGCCTGTCAGCTCTGTCCCAATATAAATTATTCTCTTGACTTTTGTGGCAAAATGAAAAAGTTGGATGCTGCAAACTTTGGATTTTAGCATGGAATATAGAAATCAGGTGGGAGTCCACGTGTTGCATGCACCCGGCATTCAACTTTGTAAAAAAGTatctatgaatttaatagagAAGTTAACTCGTTAGAAAAATTGGATGCTGCATGCATAAGCAAGTAATGGTAATGGAATgtactatttttaatatcaATGAAGCTGATAATCTACACATACTtgaattctttatatatatagagcccGTAGAACATCTGGAATTTTATGATAGCGAGTTTTTCTGTTATTTGAAATTCAAGTCTTTAGATGAAaggtttttttatattcaaatgaTAGATTTCCTTACCCGATGGAAGAAGTTGATCTCTTGATGGTTAAGATGGATTGAATCCAGAAGGTGGGCTGAGCCATTATGGTCTCTCGGGCTAGTGGCCCGATTAGTGACCAGGATTATTGGTTACCCCTATAGGCTCCTAAAGAATAGCAAGCCCTCTCCAGGAGGTCAAGCAATTTATAAGTTGTGCCGCAGTTAGAATTGGGTTCAACTGCTGCTGCTGCAAATATTGTTGCTGAAATTACAAGTATCCCAAATAAGAGTTTTACAGCTTCTTGTTGCATAAGAACAGTTTCAAGCGAGGAAGACATAGCTtgcatgctattttttttttctttcaaaaaaaaaaattaatttcctttaatTTCTGTCTCTCTAATCTGATCTATTCTTTCCTTCATTCGTAAtactacttacaaaaaaaaaatggccttATCTTTACAGGAGCCAACTACTACTGCCCATTTGCCAACATGACTCATCGTTGAACAAgtcagaatttttatttttttgagctaGCCAGTCCGCGAGTCAACTAGTCAAGAAAATATAGTCTTTTTTCCAAAAGCTAGTGTCTATAAAGAAGtccctttcaaatttttattttttttcccatgaaaGTCTAGAAAAATTTATTATGAAAGGTAGtcaagaaaattgtttatttctTGTCTGAACCAgtcaaagaaaattaatatcttATTTCTTTGAAGGGTATTCCGGTGGTA
This is a stretch of genomic DNA from Carya illinoinensis cultivar Pawnee chromosome 15, C.illinoinensisPawnee_v1, whole genome shotgun sequence. It encodes these proteins:
- the LOC122297516 gene encoding putative wall-associated receptor kinase-like 16 translates to MSSLLETVVLQQQAVKLLLGILVMSAVIFEAAAAAEPNSSCSRRCGSLYIPYPFGTSESCYLDPSFLITCKSNFSSGMITYTPFLRLGNIKVLNISLVDGELRVSIHIATNCPLESNYNANNWGDKRLIKLREFPISYTKNVLTAVGCDTLGLITSSESSDNNYTTGCVSRCYSTKGMVNDFCSGRGCCQTPIPDGIKYFTVSVESLKNHSEVSKFNPCGFAFVVEKKEYKFSILDLQNMQNKYAFPLVLDWAIGNKTCEVAKKINTTGYACKAVNSECYDSTNGPGYRCNCSPGYEGNPYLSGGCNDIDECKTPNHGCADNACVNHVGSYNCSCPMGYQGDGWKNGSGCISDIPKPSNSKNIIIALCISISLSVLLLGGSSVLLGLKRRKLIKLQEKYFQQNGGLMLQEHISNHGRSMETTKIFSNDELKKATNNYDESTVLGKGSYGTVYKGVLPDNKVVAIKKSKICDKSPIEQFINEVILLTQINHRNVVKLIGCCLETEVPLLVYEFITNGTLSDHIHDISRASSLSWEKRLKIATEIARALAYLHSETSMPIIHRDVKSTNILLDDNHTAKVADFGASRLIALDQTEITTLVQGTLGYLDPEYFQTGQLTEKSDVYSFGVVLAELLTGEKAISTNRPETYKNLAMYFVSAMKEDRLFHILEDHIVNEGNIEPLKEVANLAKGCLRLRGEDRPTMMEVAMELEGLRIMEKHPSEKDNQTIEEMEYLLNTPTLSFNIDNGASSSASAACGHDSMTNRLLNTLDDGR